The nucleotide sequence TCATCGAGCAGCTTGTGCCTGAGCATGTTCCAAGAGCTGACTAACCAACTTGTATGTGCGACCCGAGAGTCCTTTTGTGTGGTCAATAAGTTGCTCATACCtatgaagaaagaaaaagaaaaggtaaCATATATTGATGGTCCACAACATAAGATGAAAAATGTCGAGGTAAATGATAGAAACCGAGAAATATTTAATTCAGGTCAAACTGGTTGGGCCAGGTTTGACCTTCAACAAGTTTGACCCGTTCAGTTTTGGGTAAGTTTTCCAACTTGATCCAATCAAAGTATTTGTAAATTTAATCTAACTCACATAAAATCGTTACAAAATAGGTTAAATGGCACCTCCACATCAAGATAATCCCATAAATTGGCATAAAGTAGGAATAAAAGCATCATATTTTGAAAACTATTTTCTATACTTACACGTTAGGATGATTGGGTTCCATAACAACCGTTCCAGTTTGGGTGTTGATTTTGGCATCCAACTTTGAAGTTCGAATGAGATTCAAAATCCACCTTTCGGCATCTTCATAGTTTAGGTTCAATTTCTCAGCAAGCACCCTGAATATTAGATTAAACCATGGTTCTTAacggcgaatagcgacaaatagtgATAAGGTACCTATTTGCTACATTGCGAATAGCGGTAAATAGCGGGTGGctatagcgatacactagaaaagaaattttaaaaaaaattatatgtatattatataaaaataccctggtatatatgctattttacacgtatatttaacaaaaacctaaaatccagctatatttaattgttatttatatttaaaaaaacaacaaaaataaataaactatcGCTATTATTGCTACCtatcgctacaaccctaatagcgagccagacctatacgctacgtagcgcgctatagcgatcgctacgctcgctattgacaactatggatTAAACCAAACCATAGAGCAAGATTCAGATTTCTTCACGCTCCCAAACacgaaatacaaaaaaaaatataacgaaCAAAGTTTGTACCCCACGTCAATACGCTCATGTATTCTGCAGTAAGTCTCAAAGATGAAAAGACGAGCATTCTCAAGGAACTCGTCTTTCAATGGCACAACTGTATAGTTGCTTTCTTCTACCCGTTTGCCCAAAAACGGATCATTCATTATCACCTGTATGTACATTGTTCAGGTTTTATAATAAGCAATATTGTGCTTCTGAAACATTTTTGTTTTGAAAATGCAAATCTTCCATGTGTATATAagtaaaagaaacaaaaaaagcAGCTTACATCCTCACACTCCTTCATCTTCTTCTGAGCACCATCAAAGTCAAAATTAACATACACGCATGCCAAAAACTCTGTAATTGGATCCGAAAACAAGTGCTGCTCTTGCTGAATGACTTTAATGAATTCTTTGAACTGAGGTCTTCTCTTCTTGTTGACAATGAACGCAGTAGCAAGGTAACGCAAGAGATGTGGAGCGTTGGTTTGAATAGCATTCAAATACCTGAAAGAGACATTTCATTGGTAAAAAAAAATGTCAAAAGAATAAATATTGGAATGCAAAACTGCAAGAAATAGCTAAAAGGTCATTACTTGTCCTGATTAAACAAGTCGATAATTTGTGTTCTGCCATTATCATGGTTGAAGAAGATGAACAAACTCCAATGCATCAACCAGATCCTACTTTGAACTTGATTCAATGAAGACGCAAAGTTCTGAAAGATAACAATTCTCATTAGATTTCTGCTTGAAAGAAAGATAAACAAATCATAAAAGTACTCAAAAGGGTATGCATAAAGTGGGACCTTCGAGTCAATTATTTCCTTCAAACGGTTGAGTTCATCAAGAGCAATGTCCCAGTTCTGCATGAGTATTTCGGCTGCTAGCTTTCCCCATAACGCGCTAAGACTCCTTTCAGCATTGGTGCACAACGCGCGGTACTGATATAAATAATCAGCTGCTCCTGAGTAGTTACCGCACTCGAACTGAAATTTGGCATACTGATATAACGCTTCTATTTGCTCTGGACCAATCTGATTGAAACATAAAAAGTTAAGAATACATTAGCAAAACAAACATGAAAATATACAAAAACGTAGCTTACATGACCAACGTTCAGACTCATGTGAAAATATGCATGATGCACATAGTGCTAATCTCATTGATAGTTAACCAACACCTCAATGCAAAAGACTGACCCAATAACCTCAAATAAACTAAAACCATAATTATTGGGTACCTGATAACGTTCGTTAAGCATCTGAAGGTTATACTGCTTGTCAGCCCTCAACTCCTGAACTGCATTTGGATTTTGCAAAAAAGTGACCAACGGAGCTGCTGCCTCTTCCAAAGACTTCAATCTTGCAACTACCTCTACTCTCCTGTCCACCATATCTGATAACAAGTTTCCACAACATCAAAAGATGCGTATATAAACTCTGCTAAACTAAAAACATCCACTTATAACTTCAAATCTAACATGCATACATTCACAaacatatatatgatacatccttggttttaaaaagcgacaACGTCTAAACTGAGGCACGATGCACGAAAGGCCAAGCACACCGCTTTTCGTACCCGAAGCGCAAAAAaacatataactttttatatttccTATAGGTTTCTAGCATCAATTACCCAATATTTAGAGACAAGTAAGCTTGATATATGTCTAATATGGAAAATATATACATGTACAACCTGAATAGCATGTTGCACAACAACCTGCTGCACAAAAATATGGGGAATACATGAGGCGCGCACCTCAGATTCAAAATCAACTTTTCGCCAAGAAAACACGCCTCAGGTGCGCTGTTTGAAAAAAGCGCGCCTTATGCTACCAGAAGCGCAAGGGTTGCGCCTAGGCACACTTTTTTAAACCTAGGTCATACATCAAACATATAAAACAAAGCATAGACACCCGACTACAAGCAATCTAGCCTGACATAATGAATAACAAGTTCAATAATAGCGACCCACCTACATATATGTAACCTTTTAAATTTCCCTGAAATctaattaacatatttttgacatacatattaaaacaaattaaCATGATAGCAAACAGTTAGTTTCGATGTTCACCTTAAAACATAGTCTGTATCATTTTACTTTCACAAATTAACACGATTAACTACAAAAAAATAGCCTCTACGACGGTCTACCGTACTACCCTCTATTAAACTgaattaataataacaataacaagaTAAACCCCATAGTTGGCTAACATAACAATCCCCATTTTTCCTCAAAAGTGCTTCAGTTCACTTCAATATTTTAATGCTAATTTTCTTAACAAAAATTAAACTTAATTACATTAGTACTAATTTAAATTAACATTCATACAAATCAAAGCCACTAGGGCCAACACAAATTCAAATAGCAACATGAGTTCTCATTCACACAATCCAAAACCACAAATATCCAACTAAAACAGCCAAAAACAATAACTAAAACCCTAACATTAATAAAAACTTTGACTACCTTGAGGAACATCCTCCGTGTGGTACAGAGACTTGTGAATATCCATAGCGTAATCAACCATATTAGTGTTGTTCAAAAGCTCGATCTTCGCT is from Helianthus annuus cultivar XRQ/B chromosome 9, HanXRQr2.0-SUNRISE, whole genome shotgun sequence and encodes:
- the LOC110878626 gene encoding eukaryotic translation initiation factor 3 subunit E, whose translation is MAMSKYDLTPRIAPNLDRHLVFPLLEFTQERELYPNDQILKAKIELLNNTNMVDYAMDIHKSLYHTEDVPQDMVDRRVEVVARLKSLEEAAAPLVTFLQNPNAVQELRADKQYNLQMLNERYQIGPEQIEALYQYAKFQFECGNYSGAADYLYQYRALCTNAERSLSALWGKLAAEILMQNWDIALDELNRLKEIIDSKNFASSLNQVQSRIWLMHWSLFIFFNHDNGRTQIIDLFNQDKYLNAIQTNAPHLLRYLATAFIVNKKRRPQFKEFIKVIQQEQHLFSDPITEFLACVYVNFDFDGAQKKMKECEDVIMNDPFLGKRVEESNYTVVPLKDEFLENARLFIFETYCRIHERIDVGVLAEKLNLNYEDAERWILNLIRTSKLDAKINTQTGTVVMEPNHPNVYEQLIDHTKGLSGRTYKLVSQLLEHAQAQAAR